A genome region from Anopheles stephensi strain Indian chromosome 2, UCI_ANSTEP_V1.0, whole genome shotgun sequence includes the following:
- the LOC118506928 gene encoding protein krasavietz — MSQKAERPVLSGQRIKTRKRDEREKNDPTGFRDAVIAGLEAAEDLEQIYKYLDSAGNKLDYRRYGEVLFDILIAGGLLVPGGSISQDGEKPRTDRCIFAASEDMESMRNHEQIFIRLMRRYKYLEKMFEEEMKKILIFIKGFTPLERIKLARMTALWMANGSIPPQVLNVLNNEHLTKDGLALEFLLEVFITFKQEKGGNAPLVAALRKGGLDTRLMDFLPMNKRSEDYLKTVLVEKDLAEIFKLHMAQASQEAKRELTQLLVDDINDNKTIKDIIADAKEMSTKSNIPEHEVVGLIWSTVMSLAEWNKKEELVAEQALKHLRTYTPLFEAFTTTDRSEMVLLLKVQEFCYENMNFMKAFSKIVLLFYKTEVITEDSILKWYKEGHSNKGKMHFLEQMKKFIEWLQNAEEESESEED, encoded by the exons ATGAAAGAGAGAAGAATGACCCCACGGGATTCCGTGACGCGGTCATTGCAGGTCTCGAAGCAGCTGAAGATCTAGAGCAAATTTACAAGTACCTTGACAGCGCTGGTAATAAACTCGACTATCGTCGCTACGGTGAAGTTTTATTCGATATCTTAATTGCTGGTGGATTACTCG TTCCCGGAGGATCTATCTCGCAGGATGGCGAGAAACCACGTACCGATCGCTGTATATTCGCAGCATCGGAAGACATGGAATCGATGCGGAACCATGAGCAG ATCTTTATACGGCTTATGCGTCGATACAAGTATctcgagaaaatgtttgaggaggaaatgaagaaaattttGATCTTCATCAAGGGTTTTACACCACTCGAACGGATCAAGCTCGCTCGCATGACGGCTCTGTGGATGG CCAATGGTTCCATTCCGCCGCAAGTGCTGAACGTGCTGAACAACGAACATCTGACGAAGGACGGGCTAGCGCTGGAGTTTCTGCTGGAGGTGTTCATCACCTTCAAGCAGGAGAAGGGCGGCAATGCGCCGTTGGTGGCGGCTCTGCGCAAGGGCGGTCTCGACACCCGTCTGATGGATTTTCTGCCCATGAACAAGCGCAGCGAGGACTACCTCAAGACGGTGCTTGTCGAGAAGGATCTGGCCGAAATTTTCAAGCTCCACATGGCTCAGGCGAGTCAGGAAGCGAAACGGGAACTGACGCAG CTGCTAGTTGATGATATTAACGATAACAAGACAATTAAGGATATTATCGCCGACGCGAAGGAAATGTCGACGAAATCAAACATTCCCGAGCATGAAGTAGTTGGTCTC ATTTGGTCCACCGTTATGTCGCTAGCCGAATGGAACAAGAAGGAGGAGCTGGTCGCGGAGCAGGCACTGAAACATTTGCGCACCTACACGCCGCTGTTCGAAGCGTTCACCACCACGGACCGATCGGAGATGGTACTGCTGCTGAAGGTGCAAGAGTTTTGCTACGAAAACATGAACTTTATGAAAGCTTTTTCGAAgatcgttttgcttttctacAAAA CCGAAGTCATCACGGAAGATTCGATCCTGAAGTGGTACAAGGAAGGCCATTCTAACAAGGGAAAAATGCACTTCCTGGAACAGATGAAAAAATTCATTGAGTGGTTGCAAAACGCTGAGGAAg AAAGTGAATCGGAGGAAGACTAA
- the LOC118506890 gene encoding carboxypeptidase D isoform X2 encodes MGDVKLYLLVSAIAINCCLSVLTVYGYTVQNVNPVGGSHDVDESFLQQPHYRGNNELLDVLAHLQKDYPDLAKVHTIGQSLEGRPLTVVEIRPNVNRPRPLLMPMFKYVGNMHGDETVGRELLLYLAQYLLANYGRDPEVSSLVNETAIYLMPTMNPDGYERSKEGVCESPPDYVGRYNAANVDLNRDFPDRFDDERTRHQRMRRRQPETVAVMNWILNNPFVLSANLHGGAVVASYPYDNSIHHHDCCEESRTPDNKFFKYAALTYAENHPVMRQGRDCNETFQSGITNGAYWYELSGGMQDFNYVYSNCFEVTLELSCCKFPYARELPNEWHKNKRSLIEYLKLVHVGVKGLVTDSAGYPIKDADVIVSGIDRNVRTSERGEYWRLLVPGQYNVRVEAVGYYPSEPVTVQVKADQPLQVNFSLKSYDTQEAPSKSEQVRVVRETFDEYGFAKTPAFVHHNYTSMVRYIQDLATNYPSITQLYSIGKSVQGRDLWVMEVTANPGKHVPGKPEVKYIANMHGNEVVGRELLLLFAKYLCENFNRTQRITRLVNGTRLHLLFSMNPDGYELADANDKESLRGRSNANNVDLNRNFPDQFGRNHYNTRQEPETLAVMNWSLATPFVLSANLHGGALVANYPFDDSPKDFAYSSGYGDPRTVKNPTEENELFQYLAHVYANSHTTMHLGHPCRTYLRETFPDGITNGAAWYSVTGGMQDWSYVVGGAYELTLEVGCDKFPPASQLPDFWKQNREALLQYVEQAQHGITGYVRSTIGHPIGRASVKVNQIEHVTYTTANGDYYRLLLPGLYNVTAEAEGYEPQSLEVRIPPEADRAVIVDFQLMRDDPQHWSSAYDYRTLENVIKTRYHSDAELKSIMAEFENKYYTSVSLEFGGNEVSMAYPSVKVTDSIGEPEETKLHILIISSLFQTTAIGREMVINLARHVLAGYVIKEPLLIKLLQNAVLHFVPVKNDFDEIVQQFRANGSVCNPTLHSDELADKLLNAETDNQKDMFLRMLKDEEYDLALTFSAGGHDVFFPNTDDKVAVYSRFAEKIKGHKYRQSANSDHCTVDAGQLHQVEATQRVTNAIHKLYEVPLFTLQLGCCKMPAETAIASVWRQNLERMTNFLRLIDTGIRGFVKNAHGAPLRKAILRVHGNNLIYKVTPNLAHFRIILPSGSMEIEISCYNYTSRIMPVTLSDNQILDLGDIVMQEAARPRESIVAPPVPVLPQTLLTPEKHRDFGVLEPSKTMKVFPQDGGVEVNAVVSGIVLDDANHPLPNAKVYVTDANTQKVLADGRTGPLGKFQFESLSDTKDIMVHAEPSGYEQGVKQIRQGPLGGATGIVFHLARDERVLGLPRLVFVILAGCVSVGIIVAGIMCFMYIQARRRDSRYYYNFSLLPQKGEPNRKLFDDDEETELFRASTKKLQPYYDDEREPITDTDDDSEEEIVMLNPSFRNTISQS; translated from the exons ATGGGGGACGTGAAATTATACCTGCTGGTGTCAGCAATTGCCATAAACTGTTGCCTCTCGGTGCTTACGGTGTACGGCTATACGGTGCAGAATGTGAATCCGGTCGGTGGTTCCCACGATGTGGATGAAAGTTTCCTGCAGCAGCCTCATTACCGTGGCAACAACGAGCTGCTCGATGTGTTGGCCCACCTGCAGAAGGACTACCCGGATCTGGCCAAGGTGCACACGATTGGCCAGTCACTGGAGGGCCGTCCGCTGACCGTGGTCGAGATACGCCCGAACGTGAACCGTCCGCGACCATTGCTGATGCCCATGTTCAAGTACGTCGGCAATATGCACGGTGACGAAACGGTAGGCCgggagctgctgctgtaccTGGCGCAGTATCTGTTGGCGAATTACGGTCGGGATCCGGAAGTAAGCTCGCTGGTAAACGAAACAGCCATCTACCTGATGCCAACAATGAATCCGGACGGGTATGAGCGGTCCAAG gaAGGTGTCTGTGAATCGCCACCAGATTACGTGGGACGCTACAATGCAGCAAACGTCGATCTGAATCGAGATTTTCCCGACCGCTTCGATGATGAGCGTACGCGCCATCAGCGCATGAGACGTCGCCAGCCGGAAACGGTCGCCGTTATGAACTGGATCCTGAACAATCCGTTCGTCCTGTCGGCGAACCTGCACGGTGGTGCCGTCGTTGCCAGCTATCCGTACGACAATTCGAT CCATCATCATGACTGTTGCGAGGAAAGCCGTACCCCGGACAACAAGTTCTTCAAATACGCTGCCCTAACGTACGCGGAAAATCATCCGGTAATGCGCCAGGGACGTGATTGTAATGAAACATTCCAGAGCGGCATCACCAACGGTGCGTACTGGTACGAGCTGAGCGGTGGCATGCAGGATTTCAACTACGTGTACAGCAACTGTTTCGAGGTGACGCTCGAGCTGAGCTGCTGCAAGTTTCCGTACGCCAGAGAGCTACCGAACGAGTGGCACAAGAACAAGCGCAGCCTGATCGAGTACTTGAAGCTGGTTCACGTCGGTGTGAAG GGTCTCGTCACGGACAGTGCCGGTTACCCGATCAAGGACGCGGACGTGATCGTGAGTGGAATCGATCGGAATGTACGCACCAGCGAGAGGGGCGAATACTGGCGCCTGTTGGTACCGGGCCAGTACAACGTACGGGTGGAAGCTGTTGG CTATTACCCGAGCGAACCCGTCACCGTACAGGTGAAAGCTGACCAGCCGCTGCAGGTGAACTTCAGCCTGAAGAGCTACGACACACAGGAAG CCCCCTCCAAATCGGAACAGGTGCGAGTAGTACGGGAAACGTTTGACGAGTACGGATTTGCCAAAACGCCCGCCTTTGTACATCACAACTACACCAGCATGGTTCG CTACATTCAGGATCTCGCCACGAACTACCCATCCATCACGCAGCTCTACTCGATCGGCAAGTCCGTACAGGGCCGTGATCTGTGGGTGATGGAAGTAACCGCCAACCCCGGCAAGCACGTGCCAGGCAAGCCGGAGGTGAAGTACATCGCCAACATGCACGGTAACGAGGTGGTCGGTCGGGAACTGTTGCTACTGTTTGCGAAGTATTTGTGTGAAAACTTTAACCGCACGCAGCGCATTACGCGGCTGGTAAATGGGACGCGGTTGCATCTGCTGTTCAGCATGAATCCGGACGGGTACGAGCTGGCCGATGCGAACGATAAGGAAAGCTTGCGCGGCCGCTCGAACGCGAACAACGTTGACCTGAACCGCAACTTTCCGGACCAGTTTGGGCGCAATCACTACAACACGCGCCAGGAACCGGAAACGTTGGCCGTTATGAACTGGTCCCTGGCGACGCCGTTCGTACTGTCGGCCAACCTGCACGGTGGTGCACTGGTAGCCAACTATCCGTTCGATGATTCGCCGAAGGATTTCGCCTACTCCAGCGGGTACGGCGATCCGCGCACGGTCAAGAACCCCACGGAGGAGAACGAGCTGTTCCAGTATCTGGCGCATGTGTACGCTAAT TCACATACCACGATGCACCTTGGACATCCATGCCGAACCTACCTGCGTGAAACGTTCCCCGACGGCATCACGAATGGTGCCGCTTGGTACAGTGTGACCGGCGGTATGCAGGACTGGTCGTACGTCGTTGGTGGAGCATACGAGCTAACGCTCGAGGTAGGTTGCGACAAGTTCCCGCCCGCTTCCCAGCTGCCCGACTTTTGGAAACAAAACCGCGAAGCGTTGCTGCAGTACGTGGAGCAGGCGCAGCACGGCATTACCGGATACGTCCGTAGCACGATCGGCCATCCGATCGGGCGTGCCAGCGTTAAGGTGAACCAGATCGAACACGTCACGTACACGACGGCGAATGGCGATTACTATCGGCTGCTGTTGCCGGGTCTGTACAATGTGACGGCCGAGGCCGAGGGCTACGAACCGCAATCGCTCGAGGTGCGCATCCCGCCCGAGGCAGATCGGGCGGTGATCGTCGACTTTCAGCTGATGCGTGACGATCCCCAACATTGGTCGTCCGCGTACGACTATCGGACGCTGGAAAACGTCATCAAAACGCGCTACCACTCGGACGCGGAACTGAAATCGATCATGGCCGAATTCGAGAACAAGTACTACACGTCCGTTTCGCTAGAGTTTGGTGGCAATGAGGTGTCGATGGCGTACCCGTCGGTGAAGGTGACCGACAGT ATTGGAGAGCCGGAAGAGACGAAACTGCACATCCTGATCATATCGTCGCTGTTCCAAACGACCGCCATTGGGCGGGAGATGGTCATCAATCTGGCACGGCACGTCCTCGCCGGCTACGTCATCAAGGAGCCTTTGCTGATCAAATTGCTGCAAAATGCTGTCCTCCACTTTGTCCCGGTAAAGAATGATTTCGACGAGATCGTGCAACAGTTTCGGGCGAATGGATCCGTGTGCAATCCTACACTGCATTCGGACGAGCTGGCAGACAAGTTGCTGAACGCGGAAACTGACAATCAGAAGGACATGTTCCTGCGCATGCTGAAGGACGAAGAGTACGATCTAGCGCTAACGTTCTCTGCCGGCGGACACGATGTATT CTTTCCGAACACAGACGATAAGGTTGCCGTCTACTCACGGTTTGCGGAAAAAATCAAAGGCCACAAGTACCGGCAATCGGCCAACTCCGACCACTGTACGGTCGACGCCGGTCAGCTGCATCAGGTCGAGGCGACGCAGCGTGTCACGAATGCGATCCACAAGCTGTACGAGGTGCCGCTGTTTACGCTGCAGCTCGGTTGCTGCAAGATGCCGGCCGAAACGGCCATCGCCAGCGTATGGCGCCAGAACCTGGAGCGTATGACCAACTTCCTGCGGCTGATCGATACCGGAATCCGCGGGTTCGTGAAGAACGCGCACGGCGCCCCGCTGCGCAAAGCGATCCTTCGCGTGCACGGTAACAATCTGATCTACAAGGTAACGCCCAACCTTGCCCACTTCCGCATCATCCTACCGTCCGGTTCGATGGAGATCGAAATCAGCTGCTACAACTACACGTCGCGCATCATGCCGGTAACGCTGAGCGACAACCAGATACTGGATCTGGGCGATATTGTAATGCAGGAAGCGGCACGGCCGCGGGAAAGTATCGTGGCACCACCCGTTCCGGTGCTACCGCAAACCCTGCTGACACCCGAGAAGCATCGGGATTTTGGTGTGCTGGAACCGTCTAAAACGATGAAAGTGTTTCCGCAGGATGGTGGCGTTGAAGTGAATGCTGTCGTTAGTG GAATCGTGCTGGATGACGCTAATCATCCACTGCCCAACGCCAAAGTGTACGTAACCGACGCAAACACCCAGAAGGTGCTTGCCGACGGGCGTACGGGGCCGTTGGGAAAGTTCCAGTTTGAATCTCTGTCCGACACGAAGGATATTATGGTGCATGCTGAGCCGTCGGGGTACGAGCAGGGCGTGAA ACAAATTAGACAAGGTCCGCTGGGCGGTGCCACTGGTATCGTGTTCCATCTGGCACGCGACGAGCGTGTGCTAGGGCTTCCGCGGTTAGTCTTCGTCATACTGGCGGGATGCGTTTCGGTCGGCATCATCGTCGCTGGTATCATGTGCTTCATGTACATTCAGGCGCGCCGTCGCGACTCGCGCTACTACTACAACTTTTCGCTTCTGCCGCAGAAGGGCGAACCGAACCGGAAGCtcttcgacgacgacgaagagaCGGAACTGTTCCGTGCGTCCACGAAAA AACTGCAGCCATACTACGACGACGAGCGAGAACCGATCACTGATACGGATGACGACAGTGAGGAGGAAATTGTGATGCTCAATCCTTCCTTCCGCAACACAATCAGCCAGTCGTAA
- the LOC118506890 gene encoding carboxypeptidase D isoform X1, with amino-acid sequence MGDVKLYLLVSAIAINCCLSVLTVYGYTVQNVNPVGGSHDVDESFLQQPHYRGNNELLDVLAHLQKDYPDLAKVHTIGQSLEGRPLTVVEIRPNVNRPRPLLMPMFKYVGNMHGDETVGRELLLYLAQYLLANYGRDPEVSSLVNETAIYLMPTMNPDGYERSKEGVCESPPDYVGRYNAANVDLNRDFPDRFDDERTRHQRMRRRQPETVAVMNWILNNPFVLSANLHGGAVVASYPYDNSIHHHDCCEESRTPDNKFFKYAALTYAENHPVMRQGRDCNETFQSGITNGAYWYELSGGMQDFNYVYSNCFEVTLELSCCKFPYARELPNEWHKNKRSLIEYLKLVHVGVKGLVTDSAGYPIKDADVIVSGIDRNVRTSERGEYWRLLVPGQYNVRVEAVGYYPSEPVTVQVKADQPLQVNFSLKSYDTQEAPSKSEQVRVVRETFDEYGFAKTPAFVHHNYTSMVRYIQDLATNYPSITQLYSIGKSVQGRDLWVMEVTANPGKHVPGKPEVKYIANMHGNEVVGRELLLLFAKYLCENFNRTQRITRLVNGTRLHLLFSMNPDGYELADANDKESLRGRSNANNVDLNRNFPDQFGRNHYNTRQEPETLAVMNWSLATPFVLSANLHGGALVANYPFDDSPKDFAYSSGYGDPRTVKNPTEENELFQYLAHVYANSHTTMHLGHPCRTYLRETFPDGITNGAAWYSVTGGMQDWSYVVGGAYELTLEVGCDKFPPASQLPDFWKQNREALLQYVEQAQHGITGYVRSTIGHPIGRASVKVNQIEHVTYTTANGDYYRLLLPGLYNVTAEAEGYEPQSLEVRIPPEADRAVIVDFQLMRDDPQHWSSAYDYRTLENVIKTRYHSDAELKSIMAEFENKYYTSVSLEFGGNEVSMAYPSVKVTDSIGEPEETKLHILIISSLFQTTAIGREMVINLARHVLAGYVIKEPLLIKLLQNAVLHFVPVKNDFDEIVQQFRANGSVCNPTLHSDELADKLLNAETDNQKDMFLRMLKDEEYDLALTFSAGGHDVFFPNTDDKVAVYSRFAEKIKGHKYRQSANSDHCTVDAGQLHQVEATQRVTNAIHKLYEVPLFTLQLGCCKMPAETAIASVWRQNLERMTNFLRLIDTGIRGFVKNAHGAPLRKAILRVHGNNLIYKVTPNLAHFRIILPSGSMEIEISCYNYTSRIMPVTLSDNQILDLGDIVMQEAARPRESIVAPPVPVLPQTLLTPEKHRDFGVLEPSKTMKVFPQDGGVEVNAVVSGIVLDDANHPLPNAKVYVTDANTQKVLADGRTGPLGKFQFESLSDTKDIMVHAEPSGYEQGVKQIRQGPLGGATGIVFHLARDERVLGLPRLVFVILAGCVSVGIIVAGIMCFMYIQARRRDSRYYYNFSLLPQKGEPNRKLFDDDEETELFRASTKTELQPYYDDEREPITDTDDDSEEEIVMLNPSFRNTISQS; translated from the exons ATGGGGGACGTGAAATTATACCTGCTGGTGTCAGCAATTGCCATAAACTGTTGCCTCTCGGTGCTTACGGTGTACGGCTATACGGTGCAGAATGTGAATCCGGTCGGTGGTTCCCACGATGTGGATGAAAGTTTCCTGCAGCAGCCTCATTACCGTGGCAACAACGAGCTGCTCGATGTGTTGGCCCACCTGCAGAAGGACTACCCGGATCTGGCCAAGGTGCACACGATTGGCCAGTCACTGGAGGGCCGTCCGCTGACCGTGGTCGAGATACGCCCGAACGTGAACCGTCCGCGACCATTGCTGATGCCCATGTTCAAGTACGTCGGCAATATGCACGGTGACGAAACGGTAGGCCgggagctgctgctgtaccTGGCGCAGTATCTGTTGGCGAATTACGGTCGGGATCCGGAAGTAAGCTCGCTGGTAAACGAAACAGCCATCTACCTGATGCCAACAATGAATCCGGACGGGTATGAGCGGTCCAAG gaAGGTGTCTGTGAATCGCCACCAGATTACGTGGGACGCTACAATGCAGCAAACGTCGATCTGAATCGAGATTTTCCCGACCGCTTCGATGATGAGCGTACGCGCCATCAGCGCATGAGACGTCGCCAGCCGGAAACGGTCGCCGTTATGAACTGGATCCTGAACAATCCGTTCGTCCTGTCGGCGAACCTGCACGGTGGTGCCGTCGTTGCCAGCTATCCGTACGACAATTCGAT CCATCATCATGACTGTTGCGAGGAAAGCCGTACCCCGGACAACAAGTTCTTCAAATACGCTGCCCTAACGTACGCGGAAAATCATCCGGTAATGCGCCAGGGACGTGATTGTAATGAAACATTCCAGAGCGGCATCACCAACGGTGCGTACTGGTACGAGCTGAGCGGTGGCATGCAGGATTTCAACTACGTGTACAGCAACTGTTTCGAGGTGACGCTCGAGCTGAGCTGCTGCAAGTTTCCGTACGCCAGAGAGCTACCGAACGAGTGGCACAAGAACAAGCGCAGCCTGATCGAGTACTTGAAGCTGGTTCACGTCGGTGTGAAG GGTCTCGTCACGGACAGTGCCGGTTACCCGATCAAGGACGCGGACGTGATCGTGAGTGGAATCGATCGGAATGTACGCACCAGCGAGAGGGGCGAATACTGGCGCCTGTTGGTACCGGGCCAGTACAACGTACGGGTGGAAGCTGTTGG CTATTACCCGAGCGAACCCGTCACCGTACAGGTGAAAGCTGACCAGCCGCTGCAGGTGAACTTCAGCCTGAAGAGCTACGACACACAGGAAG CCCCCTCCAAATCGGAACAGGTGCGAGTAGTACGGGAAACGTTTGACGAGTACGGATTTGCCAAAACGCCCGCCTTTGTACATCACAACTACACCAGCATGGTTCG CTACATTCAGGATCTCGCCACGAACTACCCATCCATCACGCAGCTCTACTCGATCGGCAAGTCCGTACAGGGCCGTGATCTGTGGGTGATGGAAGTAACCGCCAACCCCGGCAAGCACGTGCCAGGCAAGCCGGAGGTGAAGTACATCGCCAACATGCACGGTAACGAGGTGGTCGGTCGGGAACTGTTGCTACTGTTTGCGAAGTATTTGTGTGAAAACTTTAACCGCACGCAGCGCATTACGCGGCTGGTAAATGGGACGCGGTTGCATCTGCTGTTCAGCATGAATCCGGACGGGTACGAGCTGGCCGATGCGAACGATAAGGAAAGCTTGCGCGGCCGCTCGAACGCGAACAACGTTGACCTGAACCGCAACTTTCCGGACCAGTTTGGGCGCAATCACTACAACACGCGCCAGGAACCGGAAACGTTGGCCGTTATGAACTGGTCCCTGGCGACGCCGTTCGTACTGTCGGCCAACCTGCACGGTGGTGCACTGGTAGCCAACTATCCGTTCGATGATTCGCCGAAGGATTTCGCCTACTCCAGCGGGTACGGCGATCCGCGCACGGTCAAGAACCCCACGGAGGAGAACGAGCTGTTCCAGTATCTGGCGCATGTGTACGCTAAT TCACATACCACGATGCACCTTGGACATCCATGCCGAACCTACCTGCGTGAAACGTTCCCCGACGGCATCACGAATGGTGCCGCTTGGTACAGTGTGACCGGCGGTATGCAGGACTGGTCGTACGTCGTTGGTGGAGCATACGAGCTAACGCTCGAGGTAGGTTGCGACAAGTTCCCGCCCGCTTCCCAGCTGCCCGACTTTTGGAAACAAAACCGCGAAGCGTTGCTGCAGTACGTGGAGCAGGCGCAGCACGGCATTACCGGATACGTCCGTAGCACGATCGGCCATCCGATCGGGCGTGCCAGCGTTAAGGTGAACCAGATCGAACACGTCACGTACACGACGGCGAATGGCGATTACTATCGGCTGCTGTTGCCGGGTCTGTACAATGTGACGGCCGAGGCCGAGGGCTACGAACCGCAATCGCTCGAGGTGCGCATCCCGCCCGAGGCAGATCGGGCGGTGATCGTCGACTTTCAGCTGATGCGTGACGATCCCCAACATTGGTCGTCCGCGTACGACTATCGGACGCTGGAAAACGTCATCAAAACGCGCTACCACTCGGACGCGGAACTGAAATCGATCATGGCCGAATTCGAGAACAAGTACTACACGTCCGTTTCGCTAGAGTTTGGTGGCAATGAGGTGTCGATGGCGTACCCGTCGGTGAAGGTGACCGACAGT ATTGGAGAGCCGGAAGAGACGAAACTGCACATCCTGATCATATCGTCGCTGTTCCAAACGACCGCCATTGGGCGGGAGATGGTCATCAATCTGGCACGGCACGTCCTCGCCGGCTACGTCATCAAGGAGCCTTTGCTGATCAAATTGCTGCAAAATGCTGTCCTCCACTTTGTCCCGGTAAAGAATGATTTCGACGAGATCGTGCAACAGTTTCGGGCGAATGGATCCGTGTGCAATCCTACACTGCATTCGGACGAGCTGGCAGACAAGTTGCTGAACGCGGAAACTGACAATCAGAAGGACATGTTCCTGCGCATGCTGAAGGACGAAGAGTACGATCTAGCGCTAACGTTCTCTGCCGGCGGACACGATGTATT CTTTCCGAACACAGACGATAAGGTTGCCGTCTACTCACGGTTTGCGGAAAAAATCAAAGGCCACAAGTACCGGCAATCGGCCAACTCCGACCACTGTACGGTCGACGCCGGTCAGCTGCATCAGGTCGAGGCGACGCAGCGTGTCACGAATGCGATCCACAAGCTGTACGAGGTGCCGCTGTTTACGCTGCAGCTCGGTTGCTGCAAGATGCCGGCCGAAACGGCCATCGCCAGCGTATGGCGCCAGAACCTGGAGCGTATGACCAACTTCCTGCGGCTGATCGATACCGGAATCCGCGGGTTCGTGAAGAACGCGCACGGCGCCCCGCTGCGCAAAGCGATCCTTCGCGTGCACGGTAACAATCTGATCTACAAGGTAACGCCCAACCTTGCCCACTTCCGCATCATCCTACCGTCCGGTTCGATGGAGATCGAAATCAGCTGCTACAACTACACGTCGCGCATCATGCCGGTAACGCTGAGCGACAACCAGATACTGGATCTGGGCGATATTGTAATGCAGGAAGCGGCACGGCCGCGGGAAAGTATCGTGGCACCACCCGTTCCGGTGCTACCGCAAACCCTGCTGACACCCGAGAAGCATCGGGATTTTGGTGTGCTGGAACCGTCTAAAACGATGAAAGTGTTTCCGCAGGATGGTGGCGTTGAAGTGAATGCTGTCGTTAGTG GAATCGTGCTGGATGACGCTAATCATCCACTGCCCAACGCCAAAGTGTACGTAACCGACGCAAACACCCAGAAGGTGCTTGCCGACGGGCGTACGGGGCCGTTGGGAAAGTTCCAGTTTGAATCTCTGTCCGACACGAAGGATATTATGGTGCATGCTGAGCCGTCGGGGTACGAGCAGGGCGTGAA ACAAATTAGACAAGGTCCGCTGGGCGGTGCCACTGGTATCGTGTTCCATCTGGCACGCGACGAGCGTGTGCTAGGGCTTCCGCGGTTAGTCTTCGTCATACTGGCGGGATGCGTTTCGGTCGGCATCATCGTCGCTGGTATCATGTGCTTCATGTACATTCAGGCGCGCCGTCGCGACTCGCGCTACTACTACAACTTTTCGCTTCTGCCGCAGAAGGGCGAACCGAACCGGAAGCtcttcgacgacgacgaagagaCGGAACTGTTCCGTGCGTCCACGAAAA CAGAACTGCAGCCATACTACGACGACGAGCGAGAACCGATCACTGATACGGATGACGACAGTGAGGAGGAAATTGTGATGCTCAATCCTTCCTTCCGCAACACAATCAGCCAGTCGTAA